A window of the Butyricimonas faecalis genome harbors these coding sequences:
- a CDS encoding ABC transporter ATP-binding protein — MGNSIVKVCNLSHRYSVQWAIRNINFEITENGVVGLLGSNGAGKSTTMNIICGVLNQTEGDVFINGINLRENPVEAKKYIGFLPQQPPLYMDLTVEEYLRHSAFLRLMPAEEVDVAVNQALERCSIVHFRERLIKNLSGGYQQRVGIAQAIVHNPKFVVLDEPTNGLDPNQIVDIRNLIREIAVDHAVLLSTHILSEVQAICDEIKMIENGKLVFSGSMEEFDNYVAPESFVIELGNAPNKSVLLSLCENEGVELLGEGRFRIYFKEDPGITEKYIEASVFNAWDLKDLIVERCSLDEIFAQLSGKTKNRK, encoded by the coding sequence ATGGGAAATAGTATTGTAAAGGTATGTAATTTATCTCATCGTTATAGTGTCCAGTGGGCAATTAGAAACATTAACTTCGAAATAACGGAAAATGGTGTTGTAGGGTTGCTCGGATCTAATGGTGCGGGTAAATCGACAACAATGAATATCATTTGTGGTGTTTTGAATCAGACAGAAGGGGATGTATTCATAAATGGAATTAATTTGAGGGAAAATCCGGTTGAAGCTAAAAAGTATATCGGTTTTTTACCACAACAACCTCCGTTGTACATGGATTTGACGGTTGAAGAATATTTGAGACATTCTGCTTTTTTACGGTTGATGCCAGCAGAAGAAGTTGATGTTGCTGTGAATCAAGCTTTGGAACGATGTTCGATCGTGCATTTCCGGGAGCGTCTAATTAAAAATTTGTCAGGAGGATACCAACAGCGTGTGGGGATAGCTCAAGCTATTGTGCATAATCCGAAATTTGTAGTATTGGATGAGCCTACGAATGGTTTGGATCCGAATCAGATTGTAGATATTCGGAATTTAATTCGGGAAATAGCTGTTGATCATGCTGTTCTATTATCAACACATATATTGTCAGAAGTTCAGGCAATATGTGATGAGATTAAAATGATCGAGAATGGCAAACTGGTTTTTTCCGGTAGTATGGAAGAGTTTGATAATTATGTGGCACCGGAAAGTTTTGTGATAGAATTGGGTAATGCTCCGAATAAATCTGTATTATTATCATTGTGTGAAAATGAAGGAGTGGAATTATTGGGTGAGGGGCGTTTTAGGATTTATTTCAAAGAAGATCCCGGAATTACGGAAAAATATATAGAGGCAAGCGTGTTTAATGCTTGGGATTTGAAAGACTTAATTGTAGAGCGTTGTTCTTTGGATGAAATTTTTGCACAATTGTCAGGAAAAACAAAAAATAGAAAATAA
- a CDS encoding SusC/RagA family TonB-linked outer membrane protein, with the protein MKHLCIFLFVFNFGLNAAVHSQNQRVSIELKHASIEDLIVAIKSQCDMGFLYDYNKTKSVKNITVNMRNVLLSEVLSEALKGTGFVAEIENSMIIIKEAPLNQQKEARIIKGRVTDHKKNPLPGVTVLIKGTSIGVVTDTAGVYKVTLPEQKEITLVYSFVGMLTKEVKVTNQKEVNVILEEDIENLEEVVVTGFSNIRSSSFTGNSVTVKKDDLLKVYITNVIKAIQAFDPSFRIKENNRWGSDPNAIPEVYIRGESGIASTKQLDRDPLSKSNLVDNPNLPTFIMDGFEISVTKLYDYDPNRIESITILKDAAATALYGSRAANGVVIITTVTPKAGKMNVSYNFVADLTMPDLSDYDLLNAKEKLEVERLAGCYDYDPNSNYKRDIFTLEKEYNEKLAAVKKGVDTYWLSKPLHTVLNHKHSLYLDGGSDSFRFGFDLQYTNQDGVMKGSIRDRVGTGIFVQYTYKSLSIRNDISFLITKSKESPYGDFSKFAKQLPYNEYKDENGNYLEHVRDWSSFSSRIENPLYEPSLSSFDKSSAEELVNNFSINWKIFPNLLLKGQISLTRGYDESKRFIDPLSKRNSNNLSLTNLLSGELYLSEGKNFTYDMNTTLSYNGAIGEHMINALAGISIKQTDTRSESSNYRGFPSGELSSPEYAKEQVDKTSHSEASNRLVGFLATMNYSYKDIYLLDASVRVDGSSAFGANKRYAPFWSTGIGINLHKFDFIQNLGFVNQLKIRGSFGQTGKVNFPAYAARTSYQVFTDEWYKTGYGAVLKALGNKNLTWETTNTLDIGGEISLFDDFIYLKGSYYDKKTVDLVTDVTVPTSTGFTSYRDNIGEVSNRGFELDLRIHVIRRKDMSLIVNANLAHNKNKILKISESLKAYNRRVQEKFENATAYDSEVAEPFLQYEEGGSLNSIWGVRSMGINPADGQEVYIAKDGSVTNKWLASNQVVLGNTDPGAQGSIGFNFVYKQFSVFTSFMYEFGGDRYNQTLVDKVENVDIYKENVDKRVLTSRWQKPGDKVKYKSIVNDRGSVEITRPTSRFVQQYNALSWTSLELGYDFGTRITNRLSMSMIRLTLGMSDLFHLSNVKQERGLSYPFARTVNFSLKMAF; encoded by the coding sequence ATGAAGCACCTTTGTATTTTTTTGTTCGTGTTCAATTTCGGGTTGAATGCAGCTGTTCACTCGCAAAACCAGCGAGTAAGTATTGAGTTGAAACATGCGAGTATCGAGGATTTGATCGTAGCGATCAAGAGCCAGTGTGACATGGGATTTTTGTATGATTACAACAAAACGAAATCGGTGAAAAATATTACGGTAAACATGCGAAATGTTTTGTTGTCGGAAGTTTTAAGCGAGGCGTTGAAAGGAACGGGATTTGTGGCGGAGATCGAGAATAGTATGATTATTATTAAAGAGGCTCCATTGAACCAGCAGAAAGAAGCCCGTATAATTAAAGGGCGTGTAACGGATCATAAAAAAAATCCGCTACCGGGAGTGACGGTTTTGATTAAGGGAACATCTATCGGTGTAGTGACGGATACGGCAGGTGTGTATAAAGTTACGTTGCCGGAGCAGAAAGAAATTACACTTGTATATTCTTTTGTAGGAATGCTTACTAAAGAAGTAAAGGTTACTAATCAAAAAGAAGTAAACGTAATTTTAGAAGAAGATATTGAAAATCTTGAAGAGGTCGTTGTGACAGGATTTAGTAATATTCGAAGTTCAAGTTTTACGGGAAACTCTGTTACCGTGAAAAAAGATGACTTATTGAAGGTATATATTACAAATGTAATAAAGGCTATTCAGGCATTTGATCCTTCTTTTAGGATTAAAGAAAATAATCGTTGGGGATCGGATCCTAATGCAATACCGGAAGTGTACATTCGCGGAGAATCTGGCATTGCTTCAACCAAACAATTGGATCGTGATCCTTTGTCCAAATCGAATTTGGTTGACAATCCTAATTTACCTACGTTTATAATGGATGGTTTTGAAATTAGTGTGACAAAATTGTATGATTATGACCCAAACCGGATCGAGTCGATTACCATTCTGAAAGATGCCGCGGCAACAGCCTTGTATGGTTCCCGTGCTGCTAATGGCGTTGTTATTATTACGACTGTCACTCCTAAAGCGGGTAAGATGAATGTGTCTTATAATTTTGTTGCAGATTTAACAATGCCGGATTTAAGCGATTACGATCTATTGAATGCCAAGGAAAAGTTGGAAGTTGAACGTTTAGCTGGATGTTATGATTATGATCCGAATTCAAATTATAAGAGAGATATTTTTACCTTAGAAAAGGAGTATAATGAGAAGTTGGCAGCGGTGAAAAAAGGAGTTGATACGTATTGGTTATCAAAACCTCTTCATACGGTCCTTAATCATAAACACAGTTTATATCTTGACGGGGGAAGTGATAGTTTCCGTTTTGGTTTTGATTTACAGTATACAAATCAAGATGGTGTAATGAAAGGGTCTATTCGGGATCGTGTGGGGACTGGAATCTTTGTTCAATATACGTATAAATCTTTGTCCATACGAAATGATATTTCTTTCTTGATCACAAAATCTAAAGAGTCTCCTTATGGTGATTTTTCAAAGTTTGCAAAACAGTTACCATATAATGAGTATAAGGATGAAAATGGAAATTATTTAGAACATGTAAGAGATTGGTCATCATTTAGTTCAAGAATCGAAAATCCGCTTTATGAGCCAAGTTTGAGTAGTTTTGATAAGTCTTCTGCAGAGGAATTGGTAAATAATTTCTCAATCAACTGGAAAATATTTCCGAATTTGTTATTAAAAGGGCAGATTAGTTTAACTAGAGGCTATGACGAAAGTAAACGTTTTATTGATCCTTTGTCTAAGAGAAATTCAAATAATTTGTCTTTAACCAATTTATTGTCTGGTGAATTGTATCTATCTGAAGGTAAAAATTTCACATATGATATGAATACAACTCTTTCTTATAATGGAGCTATTGGAGAGCATATGATTAATGCTTTGGCCGGAATTAGCATTAAACAGACAGATACAAGATCAGAGAGTTCAAATTATCGAGGTTTTCCATCCGGAGAATTATCTTCTCCAGAATACGCAAAAGAACAGGTTGATAAAACATCACATAGCGAAGCAAGTAATCGATTGGTGGGTTTTTTAGCAACAATGAATTATTCTTATAAAGATATTTATTTGTTGGATGCCTCAGTACGTGTGGATGGGTCTTCTGCTTTTGGTGCCAACAAGCGTTATGCTCCTTTTTGGTCTACTGGAATAGGGATTAATCTTCATAAATTTGATTTTATTCAGAATCTTGGATTTGTAAATCAATTAAAGATAAGGGGCTCTTTTGGTCAGACAGGAAAAGTGAATTTCCCTGCCTATGCAGCAAGAACTAGTTATCAAGTGTTTACTGATGAGTGGTATAAAACCGGATATGGGGCCGTATTAAAAGCCTTGGGAAATAAAAATTTGACTTGGGAAACAACAAACACATTGGATATTGGGGGAGAGATTTCATTATTCGATGATTTTATTTATTTGAAAGGGAGTTATTATGATAAAAAAACAGTGGATTTAGTTACTGATGTAACGGTACCTACTTCAACTGGTTTTACTTCTTATCGGGATAATATAGGAGAAGTTTCTAATAGAGGATTTGAGTTAGATTTACGGATTCATGTTATTCGAAGGAAAGATATGAGTTTAATTGTTAATGCTAATTTGGCTCATAATAAGAATAAAATATTGAAAATATCTGAAAGTCTGAAAGCATATAATAGACGTGTTCAGGAGAAATTTGAAAACGCAACGGCTTATGACAGTGAGGTTGCAGAACCGTTTTTACAATATGAAGAAGGAGGTTCTTTAAATTCGATTTGGGGAGTACGATCTATGGGCATAAATCCTGCTGATGGACAAGAGGTATATATTGCAAAAGATGGTTCGGTAACTAATAAATGGCTTGCTTCTAATCAAGTTGTTTTGGGAAATACAGACCCAGGAGCACAAGGGTCAATCGGATTTAATTTTGTATATAAACAATTTTCTGTCTTTACAAGTTTTATGTATGAATTCGGGGGAGACCGTTATAATCAGACTTTAGTGGATAAGGTTGAAAATGTGGATATTTATAAAGAAAATGTAGATAAGCGAGTATTGACAAGTCGTTGGCAAAAACCCGGAGATAAGGTGAAGTATAAGTCTATTGTTAATGATAGAGGTTCTGTAGAAATAACAAGACCAACTTCTCGTTTCGTGCAGCAGTATAATGCATTGTCTTGGACTTCTTTGGAGTTAGGATATGATTTTGGTACAAGAATAACAAATAGGTTAAGTATGAGTATGATTCGTTTAACATTAGGTATGAGTGATTTATTTCATTTATCTAATGTGAAACAAGAACGCGGATTAAGTTATCCTTTTGCCCGTACCGTGAATTTTTCTCTGAAAATGGCTTTTTAG
- a CDS encoding PKD-like family lipoprotein, translated as MKRINYFFFILIVSICVSCYEDKGNYDYIDIENIEIEKFVSVYKTLGDTVKIEPKFNIDLPENASYLSYEWSIDGKKRPEDPNWNSRNFFWIADEIISTFNLILKVTDERYGISYMQQGYISISGEFDASFSWMILSEQEGKTMLSFFKTVDTEWSADWSSMTITEWKEYKDLYPSRNGGIELGQGPISMREHYCADYDVRAGNIWIFSESGAVDLEGVGLTKDIDLNQTFMGGVPAGVTIQGGVFMIQTDVVYDQYGHLYSRVKSDNQLFNSDYFLPEPMKYEGKILEQCEPVLGRYLMYTARYTPIIDKKNSRLLAIIDGKINWDDDPLKGAANIIEVPGAAVLGAGEVLPANYIPLNDFSGYEIVSMQYRKLTPVNSSTTYPAFNILFKNENGDLYLEEFALERESGADGYYMEVSNVKVFELNGLGGIPSSMVIPPYTTSNYAFFAVGNVLYMLDKDTRILSKYLEFNARITAMDAENMQQNQYVAVGLENGEFHVVNIVNAKNRPETDRIMCSSKERFGKILQINWKIGNGYSSWN; from the coding sequence ATGAAACGAATCAATTATTTCTTCTTCATATTGATAGTTAGCATATGTGTTAGCTGTTATGAAGATAAAGGAAATTATGACTATATTGATATTGAGAATATCGAGATTGAGAAATTTGTATCTGTTTATAAAACATTGGGGGATACCGTAAAAATTGAACCTAAATTTAATATTGATCTTCCAGAAAATGCTTCTTATCTTTCTTATGAATGGAGTATTGATGGGAAAAAACGTCCGGAAGATCCCAATTGGAATAGTAGAAATTTCTTTTGGATTGCTGATGAAATTATATCTACGTTTAATCTTATTCTTAAAGTGACAGATGAACGTTATGGAATTAGTTATATGCAACAAGGATATATTTCTATTTCCGGAGAGTTTGATGCCTCTTTTTCATGGATGATCCTTTCTGAGCAGGAGGGGAAGACCATGTTATCTTTCTTTAAAACAGTTGATACGGAATGGAGTGCGGATTGGTCTTCAATGACTATTACAGAGTGGAAAGAATATAAAGATCTGTATCCTTCAAGAAATGGAGGAATCGAGTTAGGACAGGGGCCAATATCAATGCGGGAACATTATTGTGCGGATTATGATGTTAGGGCTGGGAATATTTGGATATTTTCCGAGAGTGGTGCTGTTGATTTGGAGGGAGTTGGATTAACGAAAGATATTGATTTAAATCAAACCTTTATGGGAGGAGTTCCCGCTGGAGTTACAATTCAAGGAGGAGTATTCATGATTCAAACAGATGTCGTGTATGACCAGTATGGACATTTATATTCTCGTGTAAAATCAGATAACCAGTTATTTAATTCTGATTATTTTTTGCCAGAGCCAATGAAGTATGAAGGGAAAATATTAGAGCAATGTGAACCCGTGCTGGGGCGTTATTTGATGTATACAGCTCGTTATACACCGATTATTGACAAAAAAAATAGTCGTTTATTGGCAATAATTGACGGCAAAATAAATTGGGATGATGATCCGTTGAAAGGAGCTGCTAATATTATAGAAGTCCCTGGAGCTGCAGTATTAGGGGCCGGAGAAGTTCTACCTGCTAATTATATTCCATTAAATGATTTTAGTGGTTATGAAATCGTGTCAATGCAGTATCGAAAATTGACCCCAGTAAATTCGTCTACAACTTATCCTGCGTTTAATATTTTGTTTAAAAACGAGAATGGTGATTTGTATTTGGAAGAGTTTGCTCTTGAACGTGAATCAGGAGCAGATGGATACTATATGGAAGTGTCTAACGTAAAAGTTTTTGAACTGAATGGTCTAGGTGGAATTCCTTCTTCTATGGTGATACCTCCTTATACAACTTCTAATTATGCATTTTTTGCTGTAGGTAATGTTCTATATATGCTAGATAAAGATACTCGGATATTATCAAAGTATTTGGAATTTAATGCTCGAATTACAGCTATGGATGCTGAAAATATGCAACAAAACCAGTATGTTGCAGTTGGGTTGGAGAATGGAGAATTTCATGTTGTCAATATTGTAAATGCAAAGAATCGTCCGGAAACGGATAGAATTATGTGTTCTTCTAAAGAGCGTTTTGGAAAAATTCTTCAAATCAATTGGAAGATAGGAAACGGATACAGTAGTTGGAATTAA
- a CDS encoding Gldg family protein, which produces MKLNSNIKTAIRVAKIELNSMFYSPVAWLVLVIFGFQIGMSFAQIYGEQLRYQDMGYDLWSVTSGVYTGMRGILPPIQRYIYLYIPLITMGLMSREYQSGSIKLLYSSPVKNTSIIIGKFLSMMVYGGALIAVLGVFVIFSAITIVNFDYPLVLSGMLGLYLLILAYSAIGLFMSSITKYQVVAAIGTLAVLAVLNFIGDVGQDYDLVRHITYWLSITGRAYPFIDGLIASDNIFYFLIVIGFFLALSILKLNTEKTITPLKIKVLKYCVIVFVVLILGYVSSTPYTKYYYDATYTKSNTLAKESQDVIKNLDGDLTITTYVNLLDEDLYNGLPRNRNNDFKRFEKYYRFKPDIEMKYVYYYDKSNNSSLEWRFPNKTFEERVELLCQANNLKRDMFMSPEEIKNIIDLTPEHNKFIRIVERENGQRAYLRMFNDNTKHPEEAEITATLKRFISPSPTVAFSTGYGSREIDNYGGRGFYLFAKDKWFRQSLLNNGFDTKTINLDTDPIDESINVLVISDLREPLSTVALKKVQDYIAKGGNLFILGEYSRRENMNKLTASLGVTFSDGVLVNRNEYTSPTVVVGYFTKDAAQKFPMYERLHKYGYVVALPTSVALDYSNVRGFEVTPVLVSDTTAWLERETTDFVDGEFVCNPEAGERMDKYTLLLTMNRKVGNKEQRIVISGDSDFIANEALTSQFAGISASNYSIINGSFRWLSYEQFPIDTRKADTIDSRIRLPKGCRSIVNWFCMGIFPLCIMGLGIVTIFRRQRK; this is translated from the coding sequence ATGAAATTGAATAGTAATATAAAAACAGCCATTCGTGTAGCTAAGATAGAATTGAATTCGATGTTTTATTCTCCCGTAGCTTGGCTTGTACTTGTAATATTTGGTTTCCAAATAGGAATGTCTTTCGCTCAAATATATGGAGAACAATTGCGTTACCAAGATATGGGATATGACTTATGGTCTGTTACTTCTGGGGTGTATACCGGGATGCGAGGAATACTTCCTCCAATACAGCGTTATATTTATCTTTATATCCCTCTCATCACAATGGGATTGATGAGTCGGGAATATCAAAGTGGTTCTATAAAGTTGTTATACTCGTCTCCGGTAAAGAATACTTCTATTATTATAGGAAAGTTTTTGTCTATGATGGTGTATGGAGGAGCATTGATTGCCGTACTTGGCGTGTTCGTTATTTTTTCTGCCATAACAATTGTAAATTTTGATTATCCATTAGTGTTGTCCGGTATGTTGGGATTGTATTTATTGATATTAGCCTATTCGGCGATAGGTTTATTTATGTCGTCAATCACTAAATATCAGGTTGTTGCGGCTATTGGAACCTTAGCTGTTTTAGCTGTATTGAATTTTATCGGGGATGTGGGACAGGATTATGATCTAGTTCGACATATTACATATTGGTTATCTATTACAGGGCGAGCATATCCTTTTATTGATGGTTTAATAGCTAGTGATAATATTTTTTATTTTCTAATTGTTATTGGTTTTTTCTTGGCATTATCTATTTTGAAATTGAATACAGAAAAAACAATAACGCCCTTGAAAATAAAAGTGCTAAAATATTGTGTAATTGTATTTGTGGTGTTGATTCTTGGATATGTTTCTTCCACGCCATATACAAAATACTATTATGATGCTACTTATACAAAATCCAATACATTGGCAAAGGAAAGCCAAGATGTTATTAAAAATTTGGACGGAGATTTAACAATAACAACTTACGTGAACTTGTTGGACGAGGATTTATACAATGGTTTACCCCGTAATCGAAATAATGATTTCAAACGGTTTGAAAAATATTATCGATTTAAGCCGGATATTGAAATGAAGTATGTTTATTATTACGATAAGTCTAATAATTCCAGTTTGGAATGGCGTTTCCCGAACAAGACTTTCGAGGAGAGGGTGGAATTGTTGTGTCAAGCTAACAACTTGAAGAGAGATATGTTTATGAGTCCCGAGGAAATAAAGAACATCATTGATTTAACTCCGGAGCACAATAAATTTATACGGATTGTTGAGCGGGAAAATGGACAAAGGGCTTATCTAAGAATGTTTAATGATAACACGAAACATCCAGAAGAAGCAGAGATTACTGCGACATTGAAGCGTTTTATTTCACCTTCTCCAACGGTTGCTTTTTCGACAGGATATGGGTCTCGAGAAATAGATAACTATGGGGGAAGAGGTTTTTATCTTTTTGCGAAGGATAAATGGTTTCGTCAATCACTTTTGAATAATGGTTTTGATACTAAAACGATAAATTTGGATACAGATCCAATAGATGAGTCGATAAACGTATTGGTTATTTCCGATTTGCGAGAACCATTATCAACTGTTGCATTGAAAAAAGTGCAAGACTATATTGCTAAAGGAGGTAATTTGTTTATTCTCGGGGAATATAGTAGGAGGGAGAATATGAATAAATTGACAGCATCTTTAGGTGTGACGTTTTCGGATGGAGTGTTGGTAAATAGAAATGAATACACTTCTCCGACGGTTGTCGTTGGTTATTTTACGAAGGATGCGGCTCAAAAATTCCCAATGTATGAAAGATTGCATAAATATGGCTATGTGGTTGCTTTACCAACATCTGTTGCGTTAGATTATTCAAATGTACGGGGTTTTGAGGTGACTCCAGTGTTAGTTTCAGATACAACTGCTTGGTTGGAAAGGGAAACGACCGATTTTGTTGATGGAGAGTTTGTGTGTAATCCAGAGGCGGGGGAGAGAATGGATAAATATACGCTCCTTCTTACAATGAATCGAAAAGTAGGGAATAAAGAGCAAAGAATTGTTATTTCCGGGGATTCGGATTTTATTGCTAATGAGGCTCTAACTTCTCAATTTGCGGGAATCAGTGCATCAAATTATAGTATTATCAATGGCTCTTTCCGTTGGTTATCTTACGAGCAGTTCCCGATAGATACAAGAAAAGCAGATACGATTGATTCTCGAATAAGGCTTCCTAAAGGTTGTCGTTCGATTGTTAATTGGTTTTGCATGGGAATATTTCCATTGTGTATTATGGGATTGGGAATTGTTACAATATTCCGTAGACAAAGAAAATAA
- a CDS encoding RagB/SusD family nutrient uptake outer membrane protein — protein MKIKRYFFFSLLVLFASCSDWLDVTPKDIVDEEDLLKSHLGYRNALNGIYKQMGETGMYGKELTWGFVDVLANPYYLGSNYIGRYHTYYKVANYKYTDSEVKSYIEKVWTLAYNSIANCNNIIGTIENVDSTMFPMGNVEKNLIMGEAYGLRALLHFDMLRLFAPAPIMDDNNLYIPYFDKFPSYGENNLTVTEVLNKVVTDLIKARDLVASYDTLSDENILRLTVNGGNFDVKEGSTNYQPDDVFYAYRGYRMNYPAIISLLARVYNYAGKHDEAFECVNEIMNLKDPYDKVLYSFPTRENVLTDRKMKRDLIFALSFPKLYENYLPYATDHGYSSGDARFVLKDWSSAFDDPADYRKDVLSTPLTSTSSYYMPARNIQISSETNDICPIIRYSELYYILAEYYASKENWSEAVNQLDNVREGRNCTKGRLTNVNNYESFRTELLKEVRREYITEGQLFFYHKKLNVKCSNVMTIEDFVLPLPDSENIN, from the coding sequence ATGAAAATAAAGAGGTACTTTTTCTTTTCTTTGTTGGTGTTGTTTGCATCATGTTCCGATTGGCTTGATGTTACGCCGAAAGATATAGTTGATGAAGAAGATTTATTAAAGTCTCATTTGGGATATCGAAATGCTCTTAACGGAATCTATAAGCAAATGGGAGAGACAGGAATGTATGGAAAGGAACTGACGTGGGGATTTGTTGATGTATTGGCAAATCCGTATTATTTAGGTTCCAATTATATAGGTCGATATCATACATATTATAAGGTTGCTAATTATAAATATACAGATTCTGAGGTAAAAAGCTATATTGAAAAGGTTTGGACTTTAGCTTATAATTCGATAGCTAATTGTAATAATATTATTGGGACTATTGAGAATGTTGATTCTACGATGTTTCCCATGGGAAATGTGGAGAAAAATTTAATTATGGGAGAGGCTTACGGTCTCCGGGCTCTTTTACACTTTGATATGTTGCGTTTGTTTGCGCCGGCACCGATAATGGATGATAATAATTTGTATATACCTTATTTTGATAAATTCCCTTCTTACGGGGAGAATAATTTGACTGTAACGGAAGTCTTGAATAAGGTGGTGACCGATTTGATAAAGGCTCGAGATTTAGTTGCTTCCTATGACACACTTTCAGACGAAAATATTCTTCGATTGACTGTAAATGGTGGAAATTTTGATGTAAAGGAAGGATCAACAAATTATCAGCCTGATGATGTCTTTTATGCATACCGAGGGTATCGAATGAATTATCCTGCAATAATTTCATTGCTAGCAAGAGTTTATAATTATGCGGGGAAACATGATGAAGCTTTTGAATGTGTTAACGAGATAATGAATTTGAAAGACCCGTATGATAAAGTATTATATAGTTTTCCTACGAGAGAAAATGTTTTAACAGACCGTAAGATGAAACGGGATTTAATCTTTGCGTTATCCTTTCCCAAATTATACGAGAATTATCTTCCATATGCAACAGATCATGGATATTCTTCGGGGGATGCCCGTTTTGTTTTAAAAGATTGGAGTTCGGCATTTGACGATCCTGCTGATTATCGAAAGGACGTGTTATCTACACCTTTAACTTCGACATCATCCTATTATATGCCTGCTCGCAATATTCAAATTTCTTCAGAAACAAATGACATATGTCCAATTATTCGATATAGTGAATTGTATTATATTTTGGCAGAATATTATGCGTCGAAAGAAAATTGGAGTGAAGCGGTAAATCAGTTGGATAATGTTCGGGAGGGAAGAAATTGTACGAAAGGTCGTTTGACGAACGTGAATAATTATGAATCTTTTAGAACAGAGTTACTAAAAGAGGTGAGAAGAGAATACATTACAGAGGGACAGTTGTTTTTTTATCATAAAAAGTTGAATGTGAAATGTTCCAACGTGATGACAATAGAAGATTTTGTTCTTCCTTTGCCTGATAGTGAGAATATTAACTGA
- a CDS encoding DUF4843 domain-containing protein → MKKYTCLFLLLIGLVLPLCIQSCSTSETDVFGKERLLYFERQVKRPTDLSYEWVRVDTAVISVTHYPGEEKIEHPFRVVLIGDTLQEDAEYRVIIVDTLTNAREGMVTYPEKLYFRKGMVMDSLWMTIHTGEVEKDKEFYITLRLIANENFGIGYRGYSDVRLRFNNKASQPEWWDNRVEEVYLGAWSEKKFETFVLATGLTSFEGMAAGEMRFYSLKVKEYVGANNVTEDDGTPMIIPIY, encoded by the coding sequence ATGAAAAAATATACATGTTTGTTTTTGTTATTAATAGGCCTTGTATTGCCTCTATGTATACAAAGTTGTAGTACTAGTGAAACAGATGTTTTCGGAAAGGAACGTTTGTTGTATTTTGAGCGTCAAGTAAAACGTCCGACCGATTTGTCATATGAATGGGTGCGAGTTGATACTGCAGTTATTTCTGTTACTCATTATCCGGGAGAAGAGAAAATCGAACATCCCTTCCGAGTTGTGCTTATTGGTGACACTTTACAAGAAGATGCAGAGTATCGGGTTATAATTGTGGATACCTTGACCAATGCAAGAGAAGGGATGGTTACTTATCCTGAGAAATTGTATTTTAGAAAAGGGATGGTTATGGATTCTTTGTGGATGACTATTCATACGGGTGAAGTTGAAAAGGATAAAGAATTTTATATCACATTGCGTTTAATAGCAAATGAAAATTTCGGTATTGGGTATCGGGGGTATTCTGATGTGAGGCTAAGGTTTAATAATAAAGCAAGTCAACCGGAATGGTGGGATAATCGTGTGGAAGAAGTTTATTTAGGAGCTTGGTCAGAAAAGAAGTTTGAGACATTTGTATTGGCAACCGGACTTACTAGTTTTGAAGGAATGGCTGCTGGAGAGATGAGATTTTATTCGCTGAAAGTGAAAGAATATGTTGGAGCAAATAATGTGACAGAGGATGATGGAACTCCGATGATTATTCCGATTTATTAA